A window from Canis lupus familiaris isolate Mischka breed German Shepherd chromosome 18, alternate assembly UU_Cfam_GSD_1.0, whole genome shotgun sequence encodes these proteins:
- the SCGB2A2 gene encoding mammaglobin-A isoform X2, whose protein sequence is MKLLRVLVLVALPLYCLAGSGCLLLEEAINKTIDSQVSIDEYQNFLQPFTYGLETNEAIAELKQCFLQQSDETRSNFALMMDIIINSLSCALF, encoded by the exons ATGAAGCTGCTGAGAGTCCTCGTGCTGGTTGCCCTCCCTCTTTACTGCCTTGCAG GTTCTGGATGCTTACTCTTAGAAGAAGCGATTAACAAAACAATCGATTCTCAAGTGAGCATAGATGAATACCAAAACTTCCTTCAACCTTTCACATATGGTCTTGAAACTAACGAAGCCATAGCAGAGCTGAAGCAATGTTTTCTCCAGCAGTCGGATGAAACTCGGAGCAATTTTGCATTGATGATG gaCATAATTATTAATAGTCTTTCGTGTGCTCTGTTTTAA
- the SCGB2A2 gene encoding mammaglobin-A isoform X1, which yields MKLLRVLVLVALPLYCLAGSGCLLLEEAINKTIDSQVSIDEYQNFLQPFTYGLETNEAIAELKQCFLQQSDETRSNFALMMVTMVSPDVLSNQWTGTSRL from the exons ATGAAGCTGCTGAGAGTCCTCGTGCTGGTTGCCCTCCCTCTTTACTGCCTTGCAG GTTCTGGATGCTTACTCTTAGAAGAAGCGATTAACAAAACAATCGATTCTCAAGTGAGCATAGATGAATACCAAAACTTCCTTCAACCTTTCACATATGGTCTTGAAACTAACGAAGCCATAGCAGAGCTGAAGCAATGTTTTCTCCAGCAGTCGGATGAAACTCGGAGCAATTTTGCATTGATGATGGTAACTATGGTTTCTCCTGATGTGCTTTCAAACCAGTGGACAGGGACGAGCAGGCTCTAA